In Penaeus monodon isolate SGIC_2016 chromosome 7, NSTDA_Pmon_1, whole genome shotgun sequence, the genomic stretch AATCTCGCTGGCTGAAAGGGGTACCCAGGTCACAGGGTCTCACGCACATACACGTTCGCAAgctctaaaaagagagagaaagagagagagagaaatgctatTGGAAACCTAGAGGAGTATACAAGGACGGGAGAAAAGCAGAGTTTGTAGATGTGCGCGCACTAAATCCAAAAACTTTTCCAGGCGACTACACTTGGTCAGCAGATCAGCAGTgttgtcaactttttttttttaatcattattattatcattttattcctgTTCTTCTAAAGGTGTGAGTACCTAGACAATAGTGAATAGGACATAACATTGCTGCTCATCATGTTTTGTTAGTACTTGCTTAAGGAATTTGACTTTTGGTATTCAGTAATGGTGAATATTATATAGtgaaagtataattaataaatttagatGATTtacaatacatgtattttttaagCATGCCAGCTCTGTGCataaatttcaacaaaatttggaaaaaggaatATGTAAAAGAAACATTTAACCTTAAATCCAGTTtgtgatgtgtttatataaatgtttacttACACTCTGTACCTTCACCCCTTGTAAGATTGAACCGGAGATGCAGCTGTAGGGGGCAAGCACCTGTCCCTGAACACCTAGAGGGCTCATATGTGACTGTGTGCTTGTGAATGAGTGGGAGCATTTGCATTGACCAGTGTGGCTGAGCATCAACTGTTGTGATTGAGCATGATGTCACAGGAGTATTGTGTATCATTGTGCTGGATGAGAGTTTATTAAAGTATTTTCAACCAATGCAGTAATTATTACAGTGTTGGTATTTTTGTGGCCCCTGTGACTTGGAAGAGGCCATGTAAATTATTGTTAAATGGTAGCAGAGCCAGCGAGGTGAGCATAGAGTGGCTGGATGTGGCCACAGGGCCAACTCACGGCCATTTGAGGGTGCCACGTTGAGTGTCCCTCACGCCTTCTTTAAGAACATCATTTATTAacacttgcttgtgtgtgttcttgCGTCTAGGTGCATCAAGAGGCTTTGCCTTCGTGGAGTTTACGACGGTACATGACGCCACACGGTGGATGGAAGCCAAACAGGTATCGCGGTGAATCCCCGCCGGCCCGGCCCGGCCCCCGGCAGTTCCCCCGGCAGGGCCTCTGGACCCCCTGGCCGCGGCCAAGGGGTCACGGCCCAGCCAACTCTGCCAGTAACACTGGGTTTACCTCTTCCTCAATACCATCATAGCCATTATGTTCCTCTTGTAATTTTGCTTCCAATGTTGAGTCAGATAACTTGTGTCACTTTCTGTGAGGAACTATTAATGTTAGACCTTGACCAGTTATTGTACATGTGCGTTATGAGAGTATGGCCCCTCATCCTTTACTTGTATTTAAAACCTCAGTCTTACATCACTTGGAgtgcacaatatattttttttctgagttttttttccattaatttttttatatatttttttaaaagttacgcTTGCTCATTTTTGTTCCTTGATACTGTATTTATGTAAGCATGACCTTCCTTTATTCATGGTATGAATGTTAAAGGGTGATTGTGAACACATTAGTAGTTTAAGCTGACCTAGGATTCAGTGAACCTAAGACTAGATTTTTTGCTCAGCTGTCTAAGGCAGTGGCTTATTAACACTTAGAGCATGGCCAGGGATATACATAATGAAGGCCACCTCTGCCATGGGGTAACTAAAGCTCCCTAGACTCATGTTGTTGGATTTGATTTAAAGAGGAAATGCTtaagtgttatgtatatatatatatatatatctatttctctacatatatatgcagtatttACCTTCCCCTCTTTGTGTCAGATAGTGCATCCTTTCCTGCTTTCCTTTAGTGTATGATTATTGCATCCAAGAGGTGGTCTTAGTATATCCCACTGCTTTACCTCTGGAGTACCCTGAGAGCACATTCAAGGATGCATGCTTGCGACAGTCAGTGAAATAGTTGCCACTGTAAATCCATTCCCAATGAAAGGTGAAAATATCCAAGGAGCAAGTCTGATAAGGGCTACCCTGCGGGACCCTCTGCTTTTAAcagcatcagcaacaacaaccacTACAGTAAACGTGCTCACCCGAACATCCACAACAACAAAGTCTCGGCACCACGGTTCTCCTCCAGCCAGGGTGTTGGCACTCCTTCCTCTGTAGGTTGAGACGTGCGACTTTTGCCCAGTACTGCCATTCTTGGGATTTCAGGGAAGAGCTTTTACACAGGTGTAATGCTCAaaccttccctcccctgccctgccCTCACTGCTAGTTTTTTTCACATCACTGATAGTCAGAGAACATATTCTAGGTTGACCTGAAGGCAGACATACCTGTAGGATTAGCTCTTGTCCTGGCTCATTCGAGGCTGAACTGGAGTCCAAAAGTTGCAGCTCATGTAAGACCTTAAAATTTTGCACAAGACCATTTTCTAATGTGTATGTGGGTATTTTTTGCAGGGTGTACTTATCCTGCAAGATGTGTACAGAGCAACTTTGCAGTATTCCATCCCCAAGGAATCCTCCGAGCGGCAGTCTAAAGCATCACAAGACTGGTTTTGTATCAGGGTAAGACACTATTTTGGCAAACAAAATTTCTTAGGAAAATATAGTGATCTTTTTTTAATAagattctaatatataatttgtatttgagCATTTGATTTTATGTAAGTGTAGTATAGCCCTGATTTCTCCCATCATTTCTTTACTCAGTGTGGTGCTCATAACTTCAAGCGTCGTGATTCCTGTTTCAAGTGCTCGGCCCCTCGGCATGAGTCTGAGGCAGGTGAAGAAGGCAGTGATGAAGTGTGTACCTACCCAACTAATAGTAAGTACCCTGACTAGCATTCACTGGAAAAGGTAATCACTAAGCAGACAGATCTATTTTTTAACAAGTAGGGATAATGAAATGTAGGCTGTAGTAAGTATGCAATTAAGGTaggatttataaatttttaccttttcagCCTTGCTCCTGCGTGGACTGGATGTGCTGAGTACAGAGGAGAGTGTTCTTCAAGGCATCCAGCATGTGGGAAGTGACCTGCCCATAAGATCTGTGCGAATAGGGAGGGATCCCCTCACCAACACCTCTCGAGGGGTGTGCTACATTGAGCTGAATTCTGTTTTAGACTCGATGCAGTTGCACAATAAGCTTGCTCATGCACCTCCCACTATTGATGGCAAGCAGGTAATGAATCTCAAGTTATAGATCATTATTTATGTCCTATTGCTATCAGATCTATTTTTCCTGCAAGTATGAATTGATGCTGAGTTCTTAATCTCCATTACAGGTCACCATATCCTACTGCAAACTGAACCcaaataatggcaatggtaattacTTCcccattcttgtttttgttaaatatttccccattcttgtttttgttaaatatttccCCAGCCAGTGAGGGTCTCAATCACAAAAGATTCATTAACTATGACTACTTGTATAACATTATTTTGACATTTCATAGGGAAGGTAATCTTGATATAATTTCAGGTAATAATTGGTcagcacagcagcagcaacagcagcagtaccATCAGCCTGCAGAGTATACTGCAGGTGCTGACATCAAACAGCTTGCAGAGTACAGTGCCTCTTTGTATGCCCAAACGCCAGAGGAGCATGCATCCTATGTCCAGTATTACACCATGTACTACCAACAGCAGGCACAGGTACTTAGGACTTTTGAATTAGGTTTCCTACACAGGATCAAGAAGgaaatttaattttgtgtgtaaaaacaaGTTTGATGCAagagtagatattttttttttttttttactataacagCTTGTTGaattgttctctcttttttgcagGCCTATCAGCAGAATCAACAACAACAAGGCAGTTCAAATCAGTCGGATTCAGTCAATGCTGCTGCTGCAGTTGCACAGTCTGCACTTCAAGCGATGCAGCAAAAGTCAGCAGCAAACACTTCAACAAGCGGTGCAGCGGCAGTTGCAGCGGCAGCAGCACAGAGCACTTACAGCACTCCTGCCACTACAGCACCAACAACATCTGATCAGACAGTGACACAAACTACACCGGGTTCTGCCAATTATGATGGAGTTCAACTTCAAACTGGAGAATATCCCACTTACCGTAAGTTGGAATGAGAAGTGTGGATGGCATTAAGTGTTCTGTCCAGAAATAAATTTTGAACGAGGATAGGGAAAAGGGATGAAcagatatattcatgtatttatacttagtgttattcattatatatatatttctctttgcaGCTCCTCCTGATGTCAGCACATACCAGTATGATGAAACCTCAGGTTACTATTATGATCCTTCCACCACGTTGTACTATGACGCCAGCAGCCAATACTACTACAATGCTGAGAGTGGCCAGTATCTCTACTGGGATGCAGAGAAGTCCACTTACCTCCCAGCACCTGTCGGGGAGGATGGCCACGAGGGCAAGAAGGGtgacaagaaagagaaggagaaggataagcaGGACAAGGTTGGTGAACACTCTTGGAGACCTTTAGTGATTGTTGAGGTTGTGTTCCCACTATTGGGATGGCTCAAGGGTTTTACTCATTTGTGAATATGACGTGTGTTTTCAGGTTAAAGTTGCAAAGAAGATTGCGAAGGATATGGAGAGGTGGGCCAAGGCTCAGAATAAGAGGAATGAAAGTGCCATAACAGGGAAGGCTGCCACAGCTGAGCCTGCTGGAGGTTCCCGTGAAGGAAGTGGAACGGGAGCTGCAGATGCTGCCTTTGCCGTGCTTTTGGAACGAAGAGATCGTGCTTCACTTGTTGAGAAGCAATCTCAGGTCTTCCAGATGCACATGAAGAAGGATTCAGCACCAGTAAGTTAGATTTTGAACAGGATCTTTGTCAGACACATTAAATTGGTGGATTATCACTAACCCTTGCAGCTAAGAAGTATTCTCAAAGAAAATGTTTCACCAGGTTCTGGCTAGTATGAAGAAATCAGGCCTTGTCGCAGCatatggaggagagggaagtgacaGTGAAGAGGAGTCTGGGGCTGGCCTAGGGGGcatgggtggagaggagagactaGAAGAGAAGCTGGTTGACTACACGAAAATGGCTTGTCTTTTGTGCAAGAGACAGTTCCCCAACAAAGAGGCTCTGGGCAGGTAAGGAGGACTAAAGGGCGAAAGTGTTGTGTTGcacaatttcctttttctttgttttttattgcaaGTCGGTTATTCCAGTTTCATCTACATGAGGGTTCTATATTCACAAGGGAAAGATGCGCCTTTAtaagtctttattttattttgcagaCACGTTCAGCTCTCAGACCTGCACAAAACCAACCTGGAGGCCATGAGGAAGTCGAGAGGGTCAGGTGATGGCGCAGGTGGACTGGGGGGAATGACTGCGGCCCAGTACAGAGACCGTGCCAAGGAGAGGCGGCAAAAATATGGCGAACCAAGTGTACCTGCGCCCAACAAACTCAAGGTTCATAATAGACTAGTGTCTTCTTGAGAGGAATTCTTACTTATTGAATGGTGACGAGTGGCTGAATAAGATATCAATCACTATGATCAAAGGCTCTAAATTTTTTGCCtttgaattagaagaaaaaaataatttaggaattatcattattggttttgtgTACTTTTATATGCATGTTTCGGCTTGAAAGGGATCTTGTTTTATGTATTTGACTATTGCATGCATGACAATATTTCTGTGAACTATAAAATGGTAAAGAATGCTTCTGTACTGATTATAGCAAGGAAAAACTTAGTTATGAAtggatgattttattatttaacgCGAAGCTGCCTCCCCCAGGAACGTTACATGGCCGCCCGGGAAGAGGTCGAGGCTACCAAGTATGAAGAACCAACCAAGCAGGGCATCGGCAGCGACAACATTGGAAACAAGCTGCTGAAGAAGATGGGCTGGACCGATGGGCAGGGGCTGGGCAAGGCGAACCAAGGCCGGACATCCATCATCGAGACGGAGAGAAGGGTGGCCACTGCCGGCCTTGGGATGCAGGGCAGCACCTACAGCGTGGTCGGGGACAGCTACAAGGATTGTGTCAAGAAGATGATGTTTCATCGGTACCAGGAGCTCGATGCCCAAGAAAAATCTGTCAAGAGCTGAGTTGCCGGGGGCGTGTGACAGGCGGCAAAGTAGCAGGTTCTGTTAGTCTTTCAATTTTTACCGATGTGTGCATCTTTGAGCAAGATGATATGTATTGAGACCTTTTATATTTCTCACAGTGAAAGACCGGTACTGTGAACAGTTCCAGGTCTTGTTCCTTGATCACATCTGTCTTGTTTTTGCCTCTTGTATTGCTGTAAGTGATCTTTTTCACTGGTTTTATTCCTTCTTACGGGCTGCTAGTAATTAAAACTGAGTTATGAATTCTTACTTTACACTAATACACCTGTATACGGATGTGGAATCTTTCTTGCAagttccacgtgtgtgtgtgtaatatatatatatatattatattatatatatatatatatatattatatatatatatatatatatatatatatatatataatgtatatatgtcacacacacatctaatggCTCTTTGAGGTGAGGATAAAATTTACCTTTGTAGGAGTAGAACATCATTAATACATGTTACAAGTGCTGAATGTACAATAAAGTTACCGCCATGATAACTTGGACGAAATGTTAGTAGCCCGTgtagaattgtatatataatgatcacAAATTCCAGCGTGATGTcacaagtgtgtgcgtgtgtgtgtgtgtgtttgtgcgtttgtgccgGAGTCGTATACAAAAACTGATTATGTTTTGTGATAATTATTTTCCAATAGTTAACTTTTGTAGGCATTTTGGGATAGTCCGTGATGTTCTGTCATTTATGAATGACACAAATGCTGTGTAGCTTGTTTATAAgacttctttatatattttgtgagaTGCTACATGGAATAAATGTGTATAACATGACTCGTTTTAAATCGACCGAACAGGAAAGAATTAGgcttagaaaacaaacaaaccagtaACTGGGTGTATATTTTGCCTAAACATTTGTTACcaatacttttctttttaatgaaacTGGCGATTCCACACATTGTAACAAGAAAAGGCTAATTCACACACTTGCCATAAATGGAACCCTCTgcattttgaaaacaaaaaaaaaacttaaggccAAGACAAGGTGAACTTTCCTACATATACTACAATTTCTTTCCCCAAAAGTAACCATTACAGTTCATCGAAATCAGATATtccaatgacttttttttcaacttttgttCATTAAGGCACAATCGGTGAATCCAGCGTGTGTGACGTAGAAACGGGGTGGTGAGAAAAGCTGTGAAGAAATGTTCACTCATGTTCGTGGCAAATTTGTGCTGTCAGGGTTAATTATACCTCGCTTTTTTATACACAAGCTCGTCTCGTAAAACCTGTTGATATGAGCGGTCGTGATTGGCGGGCACTTGTAGAGATGAA encodes the following:
- the LOC119575306 gene encoding RNA-binding protein 5-like gives rise to the protein MEVNIALVYGRDRNGDTNLQGQGLGLTEMINAMAAQQHMYTAAAAYGSLEAAAYAQYPQYVAQVSREKLSAEHGISFREACPHATFLAPPHPQGAYIAPAPAPGGGRGHGHGHGHGHGHGRSAIDPYDGYAAPAYEPDPPRHRDRRDREDRRRDRDRDRDRDRRDRDRDRRDRDRDRDRDRDRDRDRDRDRDRDRDRWRDDDRDRSPRRDRDHRDYRDYDRDRDNYEDERTDYKSQPPNNTIMVRGLAQHITENDIRADILACNLMPKDIRLVRKKESGASRGFAFVEFTTVHDATRWMEAKQGVLILQDVYRATLQYSIPKESSERQSKASQDWFCIRCGAHNFKRRDSCFKCSAPRHESEAGEEGSDEVCTYPTNTLLLRGLDVLSTEESVLQGIQHVGSDLPIRSVRIGRDPLTNTSRGVCYIELNSVLDSMQLHNKLAHAPPTIDGKQVTISYCKLNPNNGNGNNWSAQQQQQQQYHQPAEYTAGADIKQLAEYSASLYAQTPEEHASYVQYYTMYYQQQAQAYQQNQQQQGSSNQSDSVNAAAAVAQSALQAMQQKSAANTSTSGAAAVAAAAAQSTYSTPATTAPTTSDQTVTQTTPGSANYDGVQLQTGEYPTYPPPDVSTYQYDETSGYYYDPSTTLYYDASSQYYYNAESGQYLYWDAEKSTYLPAPVGEDGHEGKKGDKKEKEKDKQDKVKVAKKIAKDMERWAKAQNKRNESAITGKAATAEPAGGSREGSGTGAADAAFAVLLERRDRASLVEKQSQVFQMHMKKDSAPVLASMKKSGLVAAYGGEGSDSEEESGAGLGGMGGEERLEEKLVDYTKMACLLCKRQFPNKEALGRHVQLSDLHKTNLEAMRKSRGSGDGAGGLGGMTAAQYRDRAKERRQKYGEPSVPAPNKLKERYMAAREEVEATKYEEPTKQGIGSDNIGNKLLKKMGWTDGQGLGKANQGRTSIIETERRVATAGLGMQGSTYSVVGDSYKDCVKKMMFHRYQELDAQEKSVKS